Proteins encoded in a region of the Rutidosis leptorrhynchoides isolate AG116_Rl617_1_P2 chromosome 9, CSIRO_AGI_Rlap_v1, whole genome shotgun sequence genome:
- the LOC139867108 gene encoding fatty acid elongase 3-like, whose protein sequence is MHSHPQPSSFMLNRIIYILSEHPTVVGFRWSHAQSWGATWVFLFSFISLYFAVSITLHVILLLFRQRSRPVPLGLVPAVHSLVMAVISAVILAGTLASAIAEIRDTRWFWGRTKTPLQWLLCFPLGTRPSGRVFFWSYVFYLSRYLHVIRTFFTILRRRKLSLFKLLTNSIPMVMSFLWLEFSQSFQVLEIVFTTFTYSVVYGYRFWMELGLPTVSFPLVANIQMILLGLNLVCHCGVLFLQIRGDGCNGIGAWAINSILNGAFLFMFLNSFVKMRRLHRKAIGSTTTNGKSE, encoded by the coding sequence ATGCATTCTCATCCTCAACCATCATCTTTTATGTTAAACCGCATCATTTACATCTTATCTGAGCACCCAACGGTTGTCGGATTCCGTTGGAGCCATGCCCAATCATGGGGTGCCACGTGGGTGTTTCTCTTCTCATTCATCTCCCTTTACTTCGCCGTCTCGATCACTCTCCACGTCATCCTCCTCCTTTTCCGGCAGCGTTCCCGACCAGTCCCGCTCGGCCTTGTCCCCGCTGTTCACAGCCTCGTCATGGCTGTGATCTCGGCAGTTATACTGGCAGGCACCCTAGCCTCTGCAATCGCAGAGATTAGAGACACCCGTTGGTTTTGGGGTCGTACCAAAACCCCACTACAATGGCTCCTTTGTTTCCCACTTGGCACGCGCCCATCTGGGCGCGTCTTCTTTTGGTCATATGTTTTTTACCTATCACGTTACCTACACGTGATTAGAACCTTTTTTACAATTTTACGGCGGCGTAAGCTTTCGTTATTCAAACTTTTAACTAATTCTATTCCGATGGTGATGTCGTTTCTTTGGTTGGAATTTTCACAATCGTTTCAAGTACTTGAGATTGTTTTCACCACTTTTACTTATTCGGTTGTATACGGATACCGGTTTTGGATGGAATTAGGATTACCAACGGTATCGTTTCCGTTGGTGGCTAACATTCAAATGATcttgttaggtttaaatttggtttgtCATTGTGGGGTTTTGTTTTTGCAAATAAGGGGAGATGGTTGCAATGGAATTGGGGCTTGGGCTATCAATTCAATCCTAAATGGTGCATTCCTTTTTATGTTCTTAAATTCATTTGTTAAAATGCGTAGGCTTCATCGAAAAGCGATAGGATCAACGACAACGAATGGCAAAAGCGAATAA